One window of the Cohnella hashimotonis genome contains the following:
- a CDS encoding diguanylate cyclase domain-containing protein yields the protein MRRDQSSLMSDGAYLLLFIFSFVAIVYMAGDPDRYMYNIIFLNAAFLIAIITYFTNVTAGLILNILFIFGYGTFTLYRTVVEGATVSAQNYVWLVLTPLLTLITWMITMANRRLQEDNERLQKLNQSLATMDEHTDLKNNLSFQKDATVFMALSQRYKMPLTLLIVSVKYWDEIKRMISRDQMTQTIYNVSQLSQTSIRTNDSLYMLNADNPTWGMLLFTDREGANVVIDRLRQRAREMNETTAGTRLKVELILKIGAVEFSPEETATPLEFIAQARKQLEYDV from the coding sequence ATGAGACGCGACCAGAGCAGCCTCATGTCGGATGGCGCCTATTTGCTTCTTTTTATCTTCTCCTTCGTCGCCATCGTCTATATGGCGGGCGATCCGGACCGTTATATGTACAACATCATCTTCTTGAACGCGGCTTTTCTGATCGCGATCATCACCTATTTCACGAACGTCACCGCAGGCTTGATCCTGAACATTCTGTTCATCTTCGGCTACGGCACGTTTACGTTGTACCGCACGGTCGTCGAAGGGGCGACGGTTAGCGCCCAGAACTACGTCTGGCTGGTGCTGACGCCGCTGCTGACGTTGATCACCTGGATGATTACGATGGCCAACCGACGCCTGCAGGAGGACAACGAGCGGCTCCAGAAGCTGAATCAATCGCTGGCGACGATGGACGAGCATACCGATCTGAAAAACAACCTGTCGTTCCAGAAGGACGCGACGGTGTTCATGGCCCTATCCCAACGCTACAAGATGCCGCTTACCCTGCTGATCGTCAGCGTGAAGTACTGGGACGAGATCAAGCGCATGATCAGCCGAGACCAGATGACCCAGACGATCTACAACGTGAGTCAGCTCAGCCAGACCAGCATCCGGACCAACGACTCGCTGTATATGCTGAACGCCGACAATCCGACCTGGGGCATGCTGCTGTTCACCGATCGCGAGGGCGCCAACGTCGTGATCGACAGACTCCGGCAGCGCGCGCGGGAGATGAACGAAACGACGGCCGGCACCCGTCTCAAAGTAGAGCTGATCCTGAAGATCGGCGCCGTCGAATTCAGTCCGGAGGAGACGGCCACGCCGCTTGAGTTCATCGCCCAGGCCCGCAAGCAGCTGGAGTACGACGTCTAG
- a CDS encoding cellulose biosynthesis cyclic di-GMP-binding regulatory protein BcsB, which yields MKKGLILFMLLCLAAAATAPYAAIAAEPGVNSGATPRATSYTTPISDTDTTLDGNVSYKQQFFQVPAYWKVGQVKVALDYKASPLAQDKLSSVTISVNGTAVTSFRPVASESARQRMVVEVPASALIEGTNTLTIQGHIVSGEEQVQICTPTYYADKWFQIYKSSSIIVGYTPLPLANAIADFTARFTGLDTIARQDNAIAVPKDANASELEAAVYALSGLAKSGGAGTKGVPLLAYGIDDNDIAGKKLVVAVAMRDRLPAALRALIPNAALGDKAVIRLVDASGQPTLVVTSDNAGLLVKAGRLIGNASLLEQLSGPVKEVTENTEVASPASNITKIVSLTDVGDQITGVNHRTKDYFVALPANRSVAEASKLSLQFRYAKNLDFDRSLVTVLVNGKPIGSKKLTEALADGDSLNLTIPKNMNLSGNFTITAAFDLELKNSASCALPQDQMPWAFIDADTVLQLNTKDRTELLFGNYPYPFLRDGIYNQVGVVLPDKPDANTYRTIGNLFNLLGRYAESNTGEVRFFGAGASVDELKELNVIAIGSYSDNKVIRDANDHLYFKYNAAGTGFESNEKLSIEEDYGKRIGSLQLIVSPYEAGHSMLAVTGADSQNAFLASKLMSSEETMWKLYGNGDGAVTDKDGVVHAYRFKVVAAPDQPSAVSEILDRSDVLAFTAAAVSVLLLVLLSLILLIRKHRRKRRDLK from the coding sequence GTGAAAAAAGGTCTCATATTGTTCATGCTGCTGTGCCTCGCCGCTGCCGCGACGGCTCCCTATGCGGCCATTGCCGCGGAGCCGGGCGTCAACTCGGGTGCCACGCCGCGCGCCACGTCCTACACGACGCCGATCTCCGATACGGACACGACGCTGGACGGCAACGTTTCGTACAAACAGCAATTTTTCCAGGTACCCGCCTATTGGAAGGTCGGGCAGGTCAAAGTCGCCTTGGACTACAAGGCTTCGCCGCTGGCGCAGGACAAGCTGTCCAGCGTCACGATCAGCGTCAACGGGACCGCCGTCACGTCGTTCCGTCCGGTCGCGAGCGAGAGCGCCAGACAGCGAATGGTCGTCGAGGTTCCCGCCTCGGCATTAATCGAGGGCACCAACACGCTGACGATCCAGGGCCATATCGTGTCCGGGGAGGAGCAGGTGCAGATCTGTACGCCGACCTATTATGCGGATAAATGGTTCCAGATTTATAAAAGCTCCAGCATCATCGTCGGCTACACGCCGCTGCCGCTCGCGAACGCCATCGCGGACTTCACCGCCCGGTTCACGGGGCTAGACACGATTGCCCGTCAGGACAACGCGATCGCCGTCCCCAAGGATGCCAATGCCTCGGAGCTCGAAGCGGCCGTCTATGCGCTATCGGGCCTGGCTAAGTCCGGCGGCGCCGGTACGAAGGGCGTTCCGCTGCTGGCCTATGGTATCGACGACAACGATATCGCGGGCAAAAAGCTGGTCGTGGCCGTCGCCATGCGCGATCGGCTCCCGGCAGCTCTCCGGGCGCTGATCCCGAATGCCGCGCTCGGCGACAAAGCCGTCATTCGCCTGGTAGACGCGAGCGGTCAGCCGACGCTCGTCGTCACCTCCGACAATGCCGGTCTGCTCGTCAAGGCGGGCAGGCTCATCGGCAACGCCTCCTTGCTTGAACAGCTCTCCGGTCCCGTCAAGGAAGTGACCGAGAACACGGAGGTCGCCTCGCCGGCCTCGAACATTACGAAGATCGTAAGCCTGACCGACGTCGGCGACCAGATTACGGGCGTCAACCACCGGACCAAAGATTACTTTGTAGCGCTGCCGGCCAACCGGTCGGTCGCCGAGGCCAGCAAGCTGAGCCTGCAATTCCGCTACGCCAAAAACCTGGACTTCGACCGGTCGCTGGTCACCGTCCTCGTCAACGGCAAGCCGATCGGCAGCAAAAAGTTGACCGAGGCGCTCGCCGACGGCGACAGCCTGAACCTGACGATACCGAAAAACATGAATCTGTCGGGCAACTTCACCATAACGGCCGCGTTCGATCTGGAATTGAAAAACAGTGCCTCCTGTGCGCTGCCGCAGGATCAGATGCCGTGGGCATTCATCGACGCCGACACGGTGCTGCAGCTGAATACAAAGGATCGTACCGAGCTACTGTTCGGTAATTATCCGTATCCGTTCTTGCGAGATGGCATTTACAATCAGGTTGGCGTTGTGCTACCCGATAAACCTGACGCCAATACGTATCGCACAATCGGCAATCTGTTCAACCTGCTCGGCCGATATGCAGAGAGCAACACCGGCGAAGTCCGGTTCTTCGGGGCAGGAGCTTCCGTGGACGAACTGAAGGAACTCAACGTGATTGCAATCGGTTCTTATTCGGACAACAAGGTGATCCGGGATGCCAACGATCATCTGTACTTCAAGTACAACGCCGCCGGTACCGGATTCGAGTCGAACGAAAAGCTTAGCATCGAGGAAGACTACGGAAAACGTATCGGCTCGCTGCAACTGATCGTGTCCCCTTACGAGGCAGGCCATAGCATGCTGGCGGTCACTGGAGCGGACTCTCAAAACGCGTTTCTGGCGTCCAAGCTCATGTCGAGCGAGGAGACGATGTGGAAGTTATACGGCAACGGCGACGGCGCCGTGACGGACAAAGATGGGGTCGTTCACGCCTACCGCTTCAAGGTCGTGGCCGCGCCGGATCAGCCGTCCGCCGTGTCGGAAATTCTGGATCGCAGCGACGTGCTGGCCTTTACCGCAGCGGCCGTCTCCGTCCTGCTGCTCGTCCTGCTGTCCCTGATTCTGCTGATTCGCAAGCACCGCCGGAAAAGGAGAGATCTTAAATGA
- a CDS encoding glycosyltransferase family 2 protein, producing MTPYDILMLISVICIWSLLLVNVVLIIAGYLFYLQTDREPLPGLPEIPPFVSIMVPAHNEGMVIVKTVESLLALNYPHDRYEIIVINDNSSDNSSELLSGLQRRYTERNLIVINTDKVTGGKGKSNALNIGFAQSKGELIAIYDADNTPEKTALTYLVAEIMADAKLGAVIGKFRTRNRNASLLTRFINIETLSFQWMAQAGRWKLFKLCTIPGTNFIMRRHIVEEIGGWDVKAIAEDTEISFRIYLMGYRIKFQPKSVTWEQEPQTVKVWFKQRSRWAKGNVYVIVKNFPLLFNRKAARIRFDILYFVAIYFLLVSSLIVSDLLLILHTLGYVKTTIAGFSSFLWMLAITLFVVGTYITLITEKGEMKLSNLWLIMLMYVTYCQMWMVVAAYGLYNYFKDQIFKREVKWYKTERF from the coding sequence ATGACTCCCTATGACATTCTTATGCTTATCTCCGTTATATGCATCTGGTCGCTTCTCCTGGTGAATGTCGTTTTAATCATAGCCGGCTATCTCTTTTATTTACAGACCGATCGTGAGCCCTTGCCGGGGCTCCCCGAGATTCCGCCGTTCGTATCAATCATGGTACCCGCCCACAATGAGGGCATGGTCATCGTAAAAACGGTAGAATCGCTGCTCGCCCTGAATTATCCGCACGACCGGTACGAGATCATCGTCATCAACGATAATTCATCGGACAACAGCAGCGAGCTGCTTTCCGGCCTTCAGCGCCGGTACACGGAAAGAAATCTGATCGTCATCAACACCGACAAGGTGACCGGCGGCAAGGGGAAATCCAATGCGCTCAACATCGGTTTCGCGCAAAGCAAGGGCGAACTCATCGCCATTTACGACGCGGATAATACACCGGAGAAAACCGCGCTGACCTACCTCGTCGCCGAGATTATGGCCGATGCCAAACTTGGCGCGGTCATCGGCAAGTTTCGCACCCGCAACCGCAATGCGAGCCTGCTCACGCGCTTCATCAACATCGAGACGCTCTCATTTCAATGGATGGCCCAGGCAGGGAGATGGAAGCTGTTCAAGCTCTGCACGATACCGGGTACGAACTTCATTATGCGCAGGCATATCGTCGAGGAAATCGGGGGTTGGGATGTCAAGGCGATTGCCGAGGATACGGAGATCAGCTTCCGGATCTACTTGATGGGCTACCGGATCAAGTTCCAGCCTAAATCGGTGACCTGGGAGCAGGAGCCCCAGACGGTCAAAGTATGGTTCAAGCAGCGGTCACGCTGGGCGAAGGGCAACGTATATGTTATCGTCAAAAATTTCCCCCTGCTCTTCAACCGAAAAGCGGCCCGCATTCGCTTCGATATCCTTTACTTTGTCGCCATCTACTTCTTGCTGGTCAGTTCACTGATCGTATCCGACCTGCTCCTTATCCTGCATACACTAGGCTACGTAAAGACGACCATTGCCGGGTTCAGCTCGTTTCTGTGGATGCTGGCGATCACGCTGTTCGTCGTCGGCACCTACATTACACTGATTACGGAAAAGGGCGAGATGAAGCTGTCGAATCTCTGGCTGATCATGCTAATGTACGTCACCTATTGCCAGATGTGGATGGTCGTCGCTGCGTACGGACTTTACAACTACTTTAAAGATCAGATTTTCAAGCGCGAGGTTAAATGGTACAAAACCGAAAGATTCTAA
- a CDS encoding MarR family winged helix-turn-helix transcriptional regulator: MLTGPKLNGLIERYKAAMFTVNRRMTALLRDEMPGDLTLDQFAIIQYLEARDDCTSTELADVFCVGKSSITAIVTRLVDKGLIVRSPDDKDRRVLHLRLTEAGGRLAADLNERIGSLLGAYVSVFDEAEADQFIETYEKLARAVMDSGSQASEERGGGHS; encoded by the coding sequence TTGTTGACCGGACCGAAGCTTAACGGTCTCATCGAGCGCTACAAGGCTGCGATGTTTACCGTCAATCGGCGCATGACCGCGCTTCTGCGGGACGAGATGCCCGGCGATCTGACGCTGGATCAGTTCGCGATCATTCAGTACTTAGAGGCGCGCGACGACTGCACGTCGACCGAGCTGGCCGACGTATTCTGCGTGGGCAAGAGCTCGATTACGGCGATCGTGACGCGACTGGTGGACAAAGGCCTGATCGTGCGAAGCCCGGACGATAAGGACCGGCGGGTTTTGCACTTAAGGTTGACGGAGGCGGGCGGGCGGTTGGCCGCCGACCTGAACGAGCGGATCGGATCGCTGCTCGGCGCATACGTGTCGGTGTTCGACGAGGCCGAAGCCGATCAATTCATAGAGACCTACGAGAAGCTGGCGCGCGCCGTCATGGATAGCGGAAGCCAGGCTTCCGAGGAGAGGGGCGGTGGCCATTCATGA
- a CDS encoding MMPL family transporter has product MRSIVKFRWAVLALWIVVVAGLVLTAPNMADLVREKGQITVPDGYTSTNASELLHERDAQRAGDGEGGSGNSTVLVFHGDAALTDAQMSEIKAGIDKLEFEKEKLGIVSVTTHFDTAELKDQMVSKDGKTVLALLSVDTGGRELSDVRKDLSDALADVKVDHYYTGNWIIQEDVVQSSQEGLHKTEYITVIFILAILFLVFRSAIAPFIPLLTVGISYIAAQSVVSYLVKYLDFPLSNFTQIFMVAVMFGIGTDYCILLISRFKEELAHNGGDKIGAILTTYRTAGKTVMYAGLAVLVGFACIGFSTFSLYQSAVAVAVGVAVLLIALVTLVPFFMAVLGKAIFWPTRGSLEHKPSGFWGAMGSFSLKRPLWSLLVLAIVLAPFLSIYKGSISFNSLDEIGDRYESVKGFNVIADSFGPGESLTTTVVLKTDKAIDTSEGLAMIERVSRELAGVDGVKAVRSATRPTGEAPKDFQVTSQVDTLGNGLDQGAEGIGQVSKGLADASKSLSANASKLSGAAEGADKLVAGTQSLKSGIAQLESGLKTVQKGLKSGTAGAGELRQGAAQAKKSADRLLAASRKLEASYGQLASGLAQLGAGYGDIAAKQKKLADGLADLGTGIGGLGDKYPELASDADYQRAVASLGQLQSSASQLAGGLSQLNAKLDGAAAGLKQANAGLSQAADGQAQLSAGLAKLSTGIASLQGGLQQAADGQGQIVGQLPGVTGGLDKLADGQQQLGAGFAQLNDQLGELTSGLDKSVSGLDQVSGGLKSAQDYIGELSSASDSDLSGWFIPADAIQRTDFQQALDVYASKDRKITTFDVIFSGNPYELETMKLIDPLQEAVDRGLKGTAYAAGSNHEIGGVTSANNDLHEISSADYSRTVVLMLIGIGLILIFMFRSIVIPIYLVISLLGTYYTSLAITELIFVRMLGHSGTSWTVPFFGFVLLIALGVDYSIFLMDRFREYRDLPPQEAILKAMRNMGTVILSAALILGGTFAAMLPSGVMSLLQIATMVLCGLFLYAVIVLPLFVPVMVRTFGEANWWPFMGRRAPSAGGDSAIGRVSHDA; this is encoded by the coding sequence ATGAGAAGCATCGTGAAATTCAGATGGGCGGTGCTCGCGCTTTGGATCGTCGTCGTAGCCGGCCTGGTGCTGACGGCGCCGAATATGGCGGATCTGGTGCGGGAAAAGGGGCAAATCACCGTTCCGGACGGCTATACGTCGACGAATGCGAGCGAGCTGCTGCACGAGCGGGATGCGCAACGTGCGGGCGACGGCGAAGGCGGCAGCGGGAACTCGACCGTGCTCGTCTTTCACGGCGACGCCGCGCTGACCGATGCGCAGATGTCCGAGATCAAGGCGGGCATCGACAAGCTGGAGTTCGAGAAAGAGAAGCTTGGCATCGTCTCGGTTACGACGCACTTTGATACGGCCGAGCTCAAGGACCAGATGGTGTCCAAGGACGGCAAGACCGTGCTCGCCCTGCTCTCTGTCGATACGGGCGGACGCGAACTGTCGGACGTGCGGAAGGACCTATCGGATGCGCTAGCCGACGTTAAGGTCGACCACTACTATACCGGCAACTGGATCATCCAGGAGGACGTCGTCCAGAGCTCCCAGGAAGGGCTGCACAAGACGGAGTACATCACGGTCATCTTCATTCTGGCGATTTTGTTCCTCGTGTTCAGGTCCGCGATCGCGCCCTTCATTCCGCTGCTCACCGTCGGGATCAGCTACATCGCGGCGCAGTCGGTCGTTTCTTATTTGGTGAAATATCTCGATTTTCCGTTGTCGAACTTCACGCAGATCTTCATGGTCGCGGTCATGTTCGGCATCGGCACGGACTACTGCATTTTGCTCATCAGCAGGTTCAAGGAAGAGCTGGCGCACAACGGCGGCGACAAGATCGGGGCCATTCTGACGACGTACCGGACCGCGGGGAAAACCGTCATGTACGCCGGTCTGGCGGTGCTCGTCGGCTTCGCCTGCATCGGCTTCTCCACGTTCAGCCTGTACCAGTCGGCCGTCGCGGTTGCCGTCGGCGTCGCGGTGCTGCTGATCGCGCTTGTAACGCTCGTGCCGTTTTTTATGGCGGTGCTGGGCAAAGCCATCTTCTGGCCGACGCGGGGCTCGCTCGAGCACAAGCCGAGCGGCTTCTGGGGCGCCATGGGCAGCTTCTCGCTGAAGCGGCCGCTCTGGTCGCTGCTCGTGCTGGCCATCGTGCTGGCGCCGTTTCTTTCTATTTATAAAGGCTCGATTTCCTTTAACTCGCTTGACGAGATCGGCGACCGCTACGAATCGGTCAAGGGCTTTAATGTCATCGCGGACAGCTTCGGGCCCGGCGAGTCGTTGACGACGACGGTCGTGCTCAAGACCGACAAGGCGATAGACACGTCCGAAGGGCTCGCGATGATCGAACGCGTGAGCCGCGAGCTGGCGGGCGTCGACGGCGTCAAGGCGGTTCGGAGCGCGACGCGGCCTACGGGCGAGGCGCCCAAGGATTTTCAGGTGACGTCGCAGGTCGACACGCTCGGCAACGGGCTCGACCAAGGCGCCGAAGGCATCGGCCAGGTGTCCAAGGGACTCGCCGACGCGAGCAAGTCGCTGAGCGCGAATGCATCCAAGCTCAGCGGGGCGGCGGAGGGCGCCGACAAGCTCGTGGCGGGCACGCAGTCGCTGAAGAGCGGCATCGCTCAGCTGGAGAGCGGCCTGAAGACCGTACAGAAGGGGCTGAAGAGCGGCACGGCCGGTGCCGGCGAGCTCCGGCAAGGCGCCGCGCAGGCGAAGAAGAGCGCCGATCGGCTGCTGGCCGCGAGCCGCAAGCTGGAGGCGAGCTACGGGCAGCTGGCGAGCGGGCTCGCTCAGCTTGGCGCCGGCTACGGCGACATTGCCGCCAAGCAGAAGAAGTTGGCGGACGGTCTTGCCGATCTGGGCACGGGCATCGGCGGATTAGGCGATAAGTATCCGGAGCTGGCTTCGGATGCGGACTACCAGCGGGCGGTCGCTTCGCTCGGCCAGCTGCAATCCAGCGCCTCGCAGCTTGCGGGCGGGCTGTCGCAGCTGAACGCCAAGCTGGACGGCGCTGCGGCGGGGCTGAAGCAAGCGAACGCGGGCCTGTCGCAAGCGGCGGACGGCCAGGCGCAGCTGTCGGCAGGACTTGCGAAGCTGTCCACGGGCATCGCTTCCCTGCAGGGCGGGTTGCAGCAGGCTGCCGACGGGCAGGGCCAGATCGTCGGACAGCTGCCCGGCGTGACCGGCGGACTCGACAAGCTGGCGGACGGCCAGCAGCAGCTCGGCGCCGGCTTCGCGCAGCTGAACGATCAGCTGGGCGAGCTGACGAGCGGCCTGGATAAGAGCGTGAGCGGCCTCGACCAGGTGTCGGGCGGCCTGAAGTCGGCGCAGGACTACATCGGCGAGCTGTCCTCGGCATCGGACAGCGACCTGAGCGGCTGGTTCATCCCGGCGGATGCGATTCAGCGTACGGACTTCCAGCAGGCGCTGGACGTTTACGCCTCGAAGGATCGCAAGATCACGACGTTCGACGTCATTTTCTCGGGCAATCCGTACGAGCTCGAGACGATGAAGCTGATCGATCCGCTGCAGGAAGCGGTGGACCGCGGCTTGAAGGGCACGGCTTATGCCGCCGGCTCGAACCACGAGATCGGCGGCGTCACCAGCGCCAACAACGATCTGCACGAGATCTCCTCCGCCGACTACTCGCGGACGGTCGTACTCATGCTGATCGGTATTGGTCTGATCCTGATCTTCATGTTCAGGTCGATCGTCATTCCGATCTACCTGGTCATCTCGCTGCTCGGGACGTACTACACGTCGCTCGCGATTACGGAGCTCATCTTCGTGCGGATGCTCGGGCATTCGGGCACGAGCTGGACCGTTCCGTTCTTCGGCTTCGTGCTGCTGATCGCGCTTGGCGTCGACTACAGCATCTTCCTGATGGACCGGTTCCGCGAATACCGGGACCTGCCGCCGCAGGAAGCGATCCTGAAGGCGATGCGGAACATGGGCACCGTCATCCTGTCTGCCGCGCTCATCCTGGGCGGCACGTTCGCGGCGATGCTGCCGTCGGGCGTCATGTCGCTGCTGCAGATCGCGACGATGGTGCTGTGCGGGCTGTTCCTGTACGCGGTCATCGTGCTGCCGCTGTTCGTGCCGGTCATGGTGCGCACGTTCGGCGAGGCGAACTGGTGGCCGTTCATGGGCCGGAGGGCGCCGTCCGCTGGCGGCGACAGCGCAATCGGTCGGGTATCGCACGACGCTTGA
- the fumC gene encoding class II fumarate hydratase, producing the protein MEFRIERDTMGEIQVPSTAMWGAQTERSRQHFKIGTERMPKELITAFAQLKKAAAQVNHKLGKLDADKKDAIATAADEIVTGEWDAEFPLVVWQTGSGTQSNMNVNEVIARRANQLLEAKGSDKRVHPNDDVNKSQSSNDTFPTAMHVASVVAVDEVLLPALAELKETLRAKSEAFMDIVKIGRTHLQDATPITLGQEISGWHAMLDKTEQMIRSSAQTLKELAIGGTAVGTGINAHPAFGDGVAQALSEATGGKGFVSAPNKFHALTSHDQSVFAHGALKALAADLMKIANDVRWLASGPRSGIGEITIPENEPGSSIMPGKVNPTQAEAITMIACQVMGNDATIGFAASQGNFELNVFKPVILNAFLQSVRLLADGMRSFNEHCAVGIEPNREVLSRNLEQSLMLVTALNPYIGYENAAKIAKLAHKEGLTLREAALKTGLLTDEQFTEYVKPEDMIHPKE; encoded by the coding sequence ATGGAATTCCGGATTGAACGCGATACGATGGGCGAGATTCAGGTGCCTTCGACCGCCATGTGGGGCGCGCAGACCGAGCGCAGCCGCCAGCACTTCAAGATCGGCACGGAACGGATGCCCAAGGAATTGATCACGGCGTTCGCCCAATTGAAGAAGGCGGCCGCGCAGGTCAACCATAAGCTGGGCAAGCTCGACGCCGATAAGAAGGACGCGATCGCAACCGCCGCCGACGAGATCGTCACCGGCGAATGGGATGCCGAGTTCCCGCTCGTCGTCTGGCAGACGGGCAGCGGCACCCAGTCCAACATGAACGTCAACGAAGTCATCGCGCGGCGCGCCAATCAGCTGCTTGAAGCGAAGGGCTCGGACAAGCGCGTTCACCCGAACGACGACGTGAACAAGTCGCAGAGCTCCAACGACACTTTCCCTACGGCCATGCACGTTGCGAGCGTGGTCGCGGTCGACGAAGTGCTGCTCCCGGCGCTCGCCGAGCTGAAGGAAACGCTGCGCGCGAAATCCGAAGCGTTCATGGATATCGTGAAAATCGGCCGTACCCACCTGCAGGACGCGACGCCGATCACGCTCGGCCAAGAGATCAGCGGCTGGCACGCGATGCTGGACAAGACCGAGCAAATGATCCGCAGCAGCGCGCAGACGCTGAAGGAGCTGGCGATCGGCGGCACGGCGGTCGGCACCGGCATCAACGCGCACCCGGCGTTCGGCGACGGCGTCGCCCAGGCGCTGAGCGAAGCGACCGGCGGCAAAGGCTTCGTCAGCGCGCCGAACAAGTTCCATGCGCTGACGAGCCACGACCAATCCGTGTTCGCCCACGGCGCGCTGAAGGCGCTCGCGGCCGATCTGATGAAGATCGCCAACGACGTGCGCTGGCTCGCGAGCGGTCCCCGCAGCGGCATCGGCGAGATTACGATCCCTGAGAACGAGCCGGGCAGCTCCATCATGCCGGGCAAGGTCAACCCGACTCAGGCCGAAGCGATCACGATGATCGCCTGCCAGGTCATGGGCAACGACGCGACGATCGGCTTCGCGGCTTCCCAAGGCAACTTCGAGCTGAACGTGTTCAAGCCGGTCATCCTGAACGCGTTCCTCCAGTCGGTCCGCCTGCTCGCGGACGGCATGCGCTCCTTCAACGAGCACTGCGCCGTCGGCATCGAGCCAAACCGCGAGGTACTGAGCCGCAACCTGGAGCAATCGCTCATGCTCGTCACGGCACTCAACCCGTATATCGGCTACGAGAACGCCGCCAAGATCGCCAAGCTGGCGCACAAGGAAGGCCTCACGCTCCGCGAAGCCGCCCTCAAGACCGGCCTGCTGACGGACGAGCAGTTCACCGAATACGTGAAGCCGGAAGACATGATTCACCCGAAGGAATAG
- a CDS encoding aldo/keto reductase — translation MEYKRLGRTGLQVSRLCLGCMSYGVSDRGTHPWTLDETRSRPFISRALELGINFFDTANVYSDGTSEEIVGRALKDFARRDEVVIATKAHGRMRPGPNGAGLSRKAILGEIDNSLRRLGTDYVDLYQIHRWDPHTPIEETMEALHDVVKAGKARYIGASSMYAWQFLQAQHAAERGGWTKFVSMQNHLNLLYREEEREMLPLCEALGVGVIPWSPLARGRLTRDWDEPSERSESDAFGKTLYRSAVEADRAVVARVAEIAATRGVPRAQVALAWVAQKSVVTAPIVGATKPHHLDDAVAALSLQLTAEEIAALEEPYAPHAVQGF, via the coding sequence ATGGAGTACAAGAGACTCGGACGCACCGGCCTGCAAGTATCGCGCCTATGCTTGGGATGCATGAGCTACGGCGTTTCGGATCGCGGGACGCATCCGTGGACGCTGGACGAGACGCGCAGCCGCCCGTTTATAAGTAGGGCGCTGGAGCTGGGCATCAACTTCTTCGACACCGCCAACGTGTATTCCGACGGCACAAGCGAAGAGATCGTGGGGAGGGCGCTCAAGGACTTCGCGCGACGCGACGAGGTCGTGATCGCGACCAAGGCGCACGGGCGCATGCGGCCGGGACCGAACGGCGCGGGGCTGTCGCGAAAGGCGATCCTGGGCGAAATCGACAACAGCCTGCGCAGGCTCGGCACCGACTACGTGGACCTGTACCAGATCCACCGCTGGGACCCGCATACGCCGATCGAGGAAACGATGGAAGCGCTGCACGACGTCGTCAAGGCGGGTAAAGCGCGCTACATCGGCGCTTCGTCCATGTATGCATGGCAGTTCCTGCAGGCGCAGCATGCGGCGGAGCGCGGGGGCTGGACGAAGTTCGTCAGCATGCAAAACCATCTGAACCTGTTATACCGCGAGGAGGAGCGCGAGATGCTGCCGTTGTGCGAAGCGCTGGGCGTAGGCGTCATTCCGTGGAGCCCCTTGGCCAGGGGACGACTGACGCGCGACTGGGACGAGCCGAGCGAGCGGTCCGAATCGGACGCCTTCGGCAAGACGCTCTACCGCTCGGCGGTCGAAGCGGACCGGGCGGTCGTGGCGCGCGTCGCGGAGATCGCGGCTACCCGCGGCGTGCCGCGCGCGCAAGTCGCGCTGGCCTGGGTCGCGCAAAAGTCCGTCGTGACCGCGCCGATCGTCGGCGCCACGAAGCCGCATCACCTGGACGATGCGGTCGCAGCGCTGTCGCTGCAACTGACGGCGGAAGAGATCGCCGCGCTTGAGGAGCCGTATGCGCCGCATGCGGTGCAAGGTTTCTGA